One stretch of Limnohabitans sp. DNA includes these proteins:
- a CDS encoding non-heme iron oxygenase ferredoxin subunit gives MSFPKTEWTDVAAEADLFEGAGIAVTPEGQDIALFKLEDGVFAINNLCTHGNVKLCDGFVEGDHVECPFHQAQFSLRDGSVACGPATEPAKTWPVKVEGGRVFIQLA, from the coding sequence ATGAGCTTCCCAAAAACCGAGTGGACCGACGTGGCCGCCGAGGCCGATTTGTTTGAGGGCGCAGGCATCGCCGTGACGCCCGAGGGGCAGGACATTGCCCTCTTCAAACTCGAAGACGGCGTTTTCGCCATCAACAACCTGTGCACCCACGGCAACGTCAAGCTCTGCGATGGCTTCGTCGAAGGCGACCATGTGGAGTGCCCCTTCCATCAAGCGCAGTTCAGCCTGCGTGACGGTTCGGTGGCCTGCGGCCCGGCGACCGAGCCGGCCAAGACCTGGCCCGTCAAGGTCGAGGGCGGGCGTGTG